From one Actinomycetota bacterium genomic stretch:
- a CDS encoding 1-deoxy-D-xylulose-5-phosphate reductoisomerase, producing the protein MTRPLIVLGATGSIGRQVIEVAHRLGREVKAVAARRGSDALADLAKTYPEALIGVVAPAGDERERFGSFGSRVRYGPEALIELASIPGTVVVNGVVGSAGLGASVAALEAGNRLALANKESLVIGGPVVLDALRRGGGVLIPVDSEHSALFQCLVGERPRDVRRLILTASGGPLRGKTRDEIADVTPAGALAHPTWSMGPRITIDSATLANKGFEVIEAHHLFGVEYARIDVVVHPQSIVHSLVEFKDGSVKAQIGEPDMRIPIQYAITYPNREMGGGRFDLAGKTLTFFEPDRESFPALGVVLEAGRRGGSAPAAVNAADEIAVRAFLDGRLGLLGIASVLEQTIERIPVVDVSTVDDVLAVDAEARGLARSLIGSVC; encoded by the coding sequence GTGACGCGGCCGCTCATCGTGCTCGGCGCGACCGGATCGATCGGTCGCCAGGTGATCGAGGTCGCACATCGTCTCGGACGCGAGGTAAAGGCGGTTGCGGCGCGCAGGGGTTCGGACGCTCTCGCAGATCTCGCAAAGACATATCCGGAGGCGCTCATCGGCGTTGTCGCTCCTGCCGGCGACGAGCGGGAGCGATTCGGATCCTTCGGCTCGAGGGTCAGGTACGGCCCCGAGGCGCTCATCGAACTGGCATCCATTCCGGGGACGGTCGTCGTCAACGGCGTCGTCGGCTCTGCCGGTCTCGGGGCATCGGTTGCCGCTCTGGAAGCCGGCAACCGTCTTGCTCTTGCCAACAAGGAGAGCCTGGTGATAGGTGGTCCGGTCGTGCTCGATGCACTGAGGCGTGGGGGAGGAGTGTTGATTCCCGTCGACTCCGAACACTCTGCGCTGTTCCAGTGTCTGGTAGGTGAACGGCCTCGCGACGTGCGACGCCTGATCCTCACCGCGTCCGGGGGCCCATTGCGCGGTAAGACCAGGGACGAGATCGCCGACGTCACACCTGCTGGAGCGCTGGCACATCCGACGTGGTCGATGGGGCCGCGAATCACCATCGACTCCGCCACGTTGGCGAACAAGGGATTCGAAGTGATCGAGGCGCACCACCTCTTCGGGGTGGAGTACGCACGTATCGACGTGGTCGTGCATCCGCAGAGCATCGTGCACTCGCTCGTCGAGTTCAAGGACGGGTCGGTCAAGGCCCAGATCGGTGAACCGGACATGCGGATACCGATCCAGTACGCCATCACCTATCCGAACAGGGAGATGGGGGGTGGACGGTTCGACCTGGCCGGCAAGACCCTTACGTTCTTCGAGCCCGACAGAGAATCGTTCCCTGCGCTCGGCGTCGTCCTGGAGGCGGGGAGACGGGGAGGCTCGGCGCCGGCGGCCGTCAACGCGGCCGACGAGATTGCCGTCAGGGCGTTTCTGGACGGCCGCCTGGGATTGCTCGGCATCGCCTCCGTTCTCGAGCAAACCATCGAGCGGATACCGGTGGTCGATGTCTCCACCGTCGACGATGTGCTGGCAGTCGACGCCGAGGCGCGTGGGCTGGCGAGATCGTTGATCGGCAGTGTGTGTTGA
- the rpsB gene encoding 30S ribosomal protein S2, which translates to MSNVTMKQLLEAGVHFGHQTRRWNPKMEPYIYGARNGIHIIDLRQTLAQINRTYDFVRDAVADGGLVLFVGTKKQAQGPIEEAATRSQMPYVNFRWLGGMLTNFATIQKRIFYMRELERMDESGEMEALPKKERLHLRRELWKLQRVLGGVRDLNHLPQALFIVDLNAEQIALKEAARLGIPVIALVDTNCDPDLVDFVIPGNDDAIRSAQLMAGFVAAACIEGRDIALKGPSSGEEAK; encoded by the coding sequence GTGTCCAACGTCACCATGAAACAGTTGCTGGAGGCCGGCGTCCACTTCGGGCACCAGACCAGGCGCTGGAATCCCAAGATGGAGCCGTACATCTACGGCGCTCGCAATGGCATCCACATCATCGATCTGCGCCAGACGCTCGCCCAGATCAATCGCACCTACGACTTCGTGAGGGACGCCGTCGCCGACGGCGGGCTGGTGCTGTTCGTCGGGACGAAGAAGCAGGCGCAAGGTCCTATCGAGGAGGCTGCCACCCGATCGCAGATGCCGTATGTCAACTTCCGATGGCTCGGCGGCATGTTGACCAATTTCGCCACCATCCAGAAGCGAATCTTCTACATGAGAGAGCTCGAACGGATGGACGAGTCGGGGGAGATGGAGGCGCTTCCGAAGAAGGAACGACTGCACCTGCGGCGCGAACTCTGGAAGCTTCAGCGGGTACTTGGAGGCGTCCGTGACCTGAACCATCTGCCCCAGGCACTGTTCATCGTCGACCTGAACGCGGAGCAGATTGCACTCAAGGAGGCGGCTCGCCTCGGCATCCCCGTCATCGCACTCGTCGACACGAATTGTGATCCGGACCTCGTCGACTTCGTCATCCCGGGCAACGACGATGCCATCCGCTCCGCGCAGCTGATGGCCGGTTTCGTCGCTGCCGCGTGCATCGAAGGCAGAGACATTGCGCTCAAAGGCCCCTCGAGCGGCGAAGAGGCGAAGTGA
- a CDS encoding site-2 protease family protein yields MSGGVIMLIAVVVSIMIHETGHFVAARATGMKVTEFFLGFGPKIWSTTRGETEFGIKAIPLGGYNKIAGMDPLEEVAPEDIGRTYRDKKFWEKSVVVLAGVFLHFLLAYLIFFGILIGYGIENPDHPLTTMAAIQPTLDDGSASPAATAGLQAGDRILSVDGVQVTDWDRLAELIADRPNEEVSLTVLRDGTTVELQATLASTVNKQGETVGYLGVSPEYESESVGLFRAAGLAGRAVGTTTVETVTSLGNLVRPSSLARLAGAFVGNTDVPNNIRPVSPIGIVHLGEGLDFQALLALIGLINIVLGVFNGLPLYPLDGGHFAVALYERVSGRKADMRKLMPVAAAVMMLVIFLFSVALLLDIVNPISLG; encoded by the coding sequence ATGAGCGGCGGAGTGATCATGCTTATTGCGGTGGTCGTCTCGATCATGATTCACGAGACCGGCCATTTCGTTGCCGCGCGGGCCACCGGGATGAAGGTCACGGAGTTCTTCCTCGGGTTCGGGCCCAAGATCTGGTCGACGACACGCGGCGAGACCGAATTCGGGATCAAGGCGATCCCCCTGGGTGGGTACAACAAGATCGCAGGCATGGATCCCCTCGAGGAGGTAGCGCCCGAAGACATCGGTCGCACCTATCGTGACAAGAAGTTCTGGGAGAAGTCCGTCGTCGTGCTGGCAGGGGTGTTCCTGCACTTCCTCCTTGCCTACCTGATCTTCTTCGGCATCCTCATCGGCTACGGCATCGAGAACCCCGACCACCCGCTGACGACGATGGCGGCGATTCAACCGACGCTCGACGACGGCAGTGCCAGCCCTGCCGCGACCGCCGGCCTTCAGGCCGGTGATCGCATCCTGTCGGTGGATGGGGTACAGGTGACCGACTGGGATCGGCTCGCAGAGCTCATCGCCGATCGTCCCAACGAGGAGGTTTCTCTGACGGTGCTCCGGGACGGCACGACCGTCGAACTCCAAGCGACGCTCGCATCGACGGTGAACAAACAGGGGGAAACGGTCGGCTACCTTGGTGTCAGCCCGGAGTACGAGAGCGAATCCGTGGGACTGTTCCGCGCCGCCGGCCTTGCCGGACGAGCCGTGGGGACCACGACCGTCGAGACGGTCACCTCCCTGGGGAACCTCGTTCGTCCGTCGTCCCTCGCTCGGCTGGCCGGCGCGTTCGTCGGCAATACCGACGTGCCGAACAACATACGGCCCGTCAGTCCGATCGGCATCGTCCACCTTGGCGAGGGGTTGGATTTCCAGGCCCTGCTCGCACTGATCGGGCTGATCAACATCGTGCTGGGCGTCTTCAACGGGTTGCCGCTGTATCCGCTCGACGGTGGGCACTTCGCGGTGGCGCTGTACGAACGGGTCAGTGGCCGCAAGGCGGACATGCGCAAGCTGATGCCCGTGGCGGCCGCGGTGATGATGCTCGTGATCTTCCTCTTCTCCGTGGCGCTGCTGCTCGACATCGTCAACCCGATCAGTCTCGGATGA
- the frr gene encoding ribosome recycling factor yields the protein MIRETLGEAERKMGQAIEHVQAEFATVRTGRANAGILSRVMVDYYGTPTPLQQLASFSVPEPRLLIVQPYDKTSIGAIEKAIRTSSLGMNPASDGHVLRLVFPTLTEERRIELTKVVRHMAEDGRVAVRNVRRHTMNELNELHGEISDDDIRRAEKELQELTDTMVSRVDELLANKEQELLEV from the coding sequence ATGATTCGGGAAACGCTCGGCGAAGCCGAACGGAAGATGGGCCAGGCGATCGAGCATGTACAGGCCGAGTTCGCCACGGTGAGGACCGGTAGAGCCAACGCCGGAATCCTCAGCAGGGTCATGGTCGATTACTACGGCACACCGACGCCGTTGCAGCAACTCGCATCGTTCTCGGTACCCGAGCCTCGTTTGTTGATCGTTCAGCCGTACGACAAGACGTCGATCGGAGCCATCGAGAAGGCGATCCGAACCTCCAGTCTGGGAATGAACCCTGCCAGCGACGGTCACGTTCTCCGACTCGTCTTTCCGACACTGACGGAGGAGCGCCGTATCGAGCTCACCAAGGTCGTTCGCCACATGGCCGAAGACGGCCGCGTGGCGGTGCGTAATGTCCGGCGCCACACGATGAACGAGCTGAACGAGCTCCATGGAGAGATCTCCGACGACGACATCCGTCGAGCGGAGAAGGAGCTGCAGGAACTCACGGACACGATGGTGAGCAGGGTTGATGAGCTGCTCGCCAACAAGGAACAGGAGCTCCTCGAAGTATGA
- the ispG gene encoding flavodoxin-dependent (E)-4-hydroxy-3-methylbut-2-enyl-diphosphate synthase, with translation MMERRPTRMIHVGRVPVGGGAPVSVQSMTTTKTVDVGGTLAQVYALAGAGADIVRITCDTVSAAQGLAEIVPRSPVPIIADIHFQYRLALAALEAGVDGLRLNPGNIRDEEHIKTVAREAKEREVPIRVGVNAGSLDKDLLERFGGPVPEALVASAIKEIAYLEDVGFGDIKISVKHSNVPSMVRAYRLLSEQVDYPLHLGVTEAGPPPAGIIKTVAGIATLLLEGIGDTIRFSLTADPVEEAKAGRQLLEYLGLRERKGLDLIACPSCGRAEVDVIKVASEAQERLEAANLPIRVAVMGCIVNGPGEAREADIGIAAGRGRGHLFIKGNVVRVVPEADMVEALLQEARKLVEEGAEARLAAADAAAVADAVADAKDLFERQGDVNHARERRAAVGKVASLPTDD, from the coding sequence ATGATGGAGCGCAGACCGACCCGCATGATTCACGTCGGCCGGGTCCCGGTCGGCGGAGGCGCTCCGGTGAGCGTCCAGTCGATGACGACGACCAAGACGGTGGACGTCGGCGGCACGCTCGCTCAGGTATACGCGCTTGCGGGAGCCGGCGCCGACATCGTCCGCATCACCTGCGACACGGTCTCGGCGGCACAGGGTCTCGCCGAGATCGTGCCACGCTCTCCGGTGCCCATCATCGCCGACATCCACTTCCAGTACCGCCTCGCCCTCGCGGCGCTCGAGGCCGGCGTCGACGGTTTGCGTCTCAACCCGGGGAACATTCGAGATGAGGAGCACATCAAGACGGTGGCTCGTGAAGCGAAGGAGCGAGAGGTCCCGATTCGTGTCGGCGTCAATGCCGGCTCCCTCGACAAGGACCTTCTCGAGCGGTTCGGGGGGCCGGTGCCGGAAGCGCTGGTGGCGTCGGCGATCAAGGAGATCGCCTATCTCGAGGATGTGGGATTCGGTGACATCAAGATCTCGGTGAAGCATTCGAACGTTCCGTCCATGGTGCGCGCCTACCGGCTGCTCTCCGAGCAGGTCGACTATCCCTTGCATCTCGGGGTGACCGAGGCCGGGCCTCCGCCGGCCGGCATCATCAAGACCGTGGCGGGAATCGCGACGTTGCTCCTGGAGGGCATCGGTGACACGATCCGCTTCTCTCTGACCGCGGACCCCGTGGAGGAGGCGAAGGCCGGAAGGCAACTCCTCGAGTACCTCGGCTTGCGCGAACGCAAGGGGCTCGACCTGATCGCCTGCCCTTCGTGCGGAAGGGCGGAAGTCGATGTGATCAAGGTCGCGAGCGAGGCGCAGGAACGACTCGAAGCGGCGAACCTACCGATACGGGTTGCGGTTATGGGGTGCATCGTCAACGGGCCCGGTGAGGCAAGAGAGGCCGACATCGGTATCGCCGCGGGACGCGGTCGAGGACACCTGTTCATCAAAGGCAACGTCGTGAGAGTGGTCCCCGAGGCCGACATGGTCGAGGCGCTTCTCCAAGAGGCACGAAAGCTCGTCGAGGAAGGGGCGGAAGCGAGGCTGGCGGCAGCCGACGCGGCAGCTGTGGCCGATGCCGTGGCCGATGCCAAGGACCTGTTTGAACGCCAGGGAGATGTGAATCACGCCCGAGAGCGTCGTGCCGCGGTGGGCAAGGTCGCATCGCTGCCGACCGACGACTGA
- a CDS encoding tyrosine recombinase, producing the protein MAAIPELPDWARAPVDDYLMRLASQRNLSVHTLAAYRRDLSQFMAFCDRAGAADIAKIDRSMVRRFLAYLDTRGYARRSVARKASAVRSFFSDQARHGAVEVNPCDRLGTPRRPRTLPHALTGRTVRAILDGLDGLDPVSLRDRALLEVLYATGLRVSELASLQVDTVRDAEFVRVMGKGARERAVPLGVPAREALGRYLAAGRPELASQDAGGALWVGVQGGALGVRGIRRIVRRRAATFPHAFRHSFATHLLEGGADLRVVQELLGHVELGSTQIYTAITREHLKATYKRSHPRA; encoded by the coding sequence ATGGCTGCCATCCCTGAGTTGCCCGATTGGGCCCGTGCTCCCGTCGATGACTATTTGATGCGGCTGGCATCGCAGCGCAACCTGTCGGTGCACACCCTTGCCGCCTACCGCCGAGACCTCAGTCAGTTCATGGCGTTCTGCGATCGGGCCGGAGCCGCCGACATCGCCAAGATCGACCGGTCGATGGTTCGTCGGTTCCTCGCCTATCTGGACACCAGGGGATACGCCAGGCGTTCGGTGGCGCGCAAGGCTTCCGCCGTGCGGAGTTTCTTCTCCGATCAGGCCCGGCACGGAGCCGTGGAGGTGAATCCCTGCGATCGGCTCGGCACGCCGCGCCGACCGAGAACGCTCCCGCATGCCCTGACCGGCAGGACCGTGCGAGCGATTCTGGATGGTCTGGACGGTCTCGATCCGGTATCGCTCAGAGATCGTGCACTCCTCGAAGTGCTCTACGCAACGGGGCTGCGAGTCTCGGAGTTGGCGAGTCTGCAGGTCGACACCGTTCGAGACGCGGAGTTCGTCCGGGTCATGGGCAAGGGTGCCAGGGAAAGGGCTGTTCCGCTGGGCGTTCCTGCCAGAGAGGCGCTCGGTCGGTACCTCGCTGCAGGGCGCCCCGAACTCGCCTCCCAGGATGCCGGCGGGGCGCTCTGGGTCGGCGTGCAAGGCGGGGCTCTCGGTGTCCGCGGGATCCGAAGAATCGTCCGCCGGCGGGCAGCGACATTCCCCCACGCATTTCGTCATTCCTTCGCAACGCATCTGCTCGAAGGGGGAGCGGATCTGCGCGTTGTCCAGGAATTACTCGGTCACGTTGAACTGGGGAGCACCCAGATTTACACTGCCATCACCCGTGAGCATCTCAAGGCGACCTACAAGCGAAGTCACCCACGGGCCTGA
- a CDS encoding UMP kinase — MASGEGAEHREAPRRVLLKLSGESFADPAVGYGIDPVSVQRIAAEIVEAVSSGVELGVVVGGGNIFRGVSASKAGIESVTADSMGMLATVINALALRSAIENAGIPTRVQTAIAMQSLAEPYIRLRAIRHLEKGRVVIFAAGTGNPFFTTDTAAALRAVEIGAEVMLKATLVDGVYDDDPSENPEALLLSEVGYLELISKGLRVMDSTAATMCKDHKLPIVVFNITKPENIVKAVRGERIGTLVH, encoded by the coding sequence ATGGCTTCCGGTGAGGGTGCGGAGCATCGAGAGGCGCCACGCCGCGTCCTGTTGAAACTGTCGGGAGAATCCTTCGCCGACCCCGCCGTCGGCTACGGAATCGATCCGGTGAGCGTGCAGCGGATTGCCGCCGAGATCGTCGAAGCGGTTTCGTCGGGGGTCGAGCTCGGCGTGGTCGTCGGTGGAGGCAACATCTTCCGGGGAGTGTCGGCGAGCAAGGCCGGCATCGAGTCGGTGACGGCCGACTCGATGGGCATGCTGGCAACGGTCATCAACGCTCTCGCGCTGCGAAGCGCGATCGAGAACGCAGGGATTCCCACCAGGGTGCAGACGGCGATCGCGATGCAGTCGCTGGCCGAACCGTACATCCGGCTGCGCGCCATTCGGCATCTCGAGAAAGGTCGCGTCGTCATTTTTGCGGCCGGCACCGGGAATCCGTTCTTCACGACCGACACCGCGGCCGCGCTGCGAGCTGTGGAGATCGGTGCGGAGGTGATGCTGAAGGCGACGTTGGTGGACGGTGTCTACGACGACGATCCCTCGGAGAATCCCGAGGCGCTCCTGCTCTCGGAGGTCGGATACCTGGAGTTGATATCCAAGGGGCTCCGGGTGATGGACTCCACGGCGGCTACTATGTGCAAAGACCACAAGCTCCCGATCGTGGTGTTCAACATCACGAAACCCGAGAACATCGTCAAGGCGGTACGAGGAGAGAGGATCGGGACGCTGGTTCATTAG
- a CDS encoding phosphatidate cytidylyltransferase: MSEHQDESGGEVVAFPGQPSDDPERDLPGNGRDVEDFEDFLTGASMLDDFTSDDYLSATTEEYRDLAEAIAKASQEDVEMQAVAASMPGLEPGLVGFDDVTGEQPAADAGAGPGPSDTLVRAATGVVLLAVILALLALGGGWFALLVAVLALVALGEFYSTLRGAGHVPLALFGFLGAIAVLSASWFSDRPLAAMATALGGTIVVILFWYALVPRRNPLENASFTIFGVIWVAGLLSFAMPIIRSPQSRQLIIAIVVLTALFDAGSYFVGRSFGRILLAPNLSPSKTLEGLVGGVIVAFVAAFGLSLISWFGFGLGGALWTAAIISLFAPLGDLAESLVKRALGVKDMGALLPGHGGIIDRLDSYLFTIPVGYVLFLWLGYLS; encoded by the coding sequence ATGAGCGAGCACCAGGACGAAAGCGGAGGCGAGGTCGTCGCGTTTCCCGGGCAGCCTTCCGATGATCCGGAACGGGACCTCCCCGGCAACGGTCGAGACGTAGAGGACTTCGAGGACTTCTTGACGGGCGCTTCCATGCTCGACGATTTCACGAGCGACGACTATCTGAGTGCGACGACCGAGGAGTATCGGGACCTCGCCGAGGCGATAGCGAAGGCCTCACAAGAAGACGTCGAGATGCAGGCCGTTGCGGCCTCGATGCCAGGATTGGAACCCGGGCTCGTCGGTTTCGACGACGTGACGGGCGAGCAACCGGCGGCCGACGCAGGGGCCGGTCCCGGTCCCTCCGATACGCTGGTGCGAGCCGCCACAGGCGTTGTGTTACTCGCCGTCATCCTCGCCCTGCTGGCGCTCGGAGGCGGCTGGTTCGCACTCCTCGTGGCCGTGCTCGCCCTTGTCGCTCTCGGCGAGTTCTACAGCACCCTTCGGGGGGCAGGGCACGTTCCCCTCGCGCTCTTCGGATTCTTGGGGGCGATCGCCGTTCTCTCGGCGTCCTGGTTCTCCGATCGTCCTCTCGCCGCCATGGCAACGGCGCTTGGAGGCACGATCGTCGTGATCCTCTTCTGGTACGCACTCGTCCCGCGTCGGAACCCTTTGGAGAACGCCTCGTTCACCATCTTCGGTGTGATTTGGGTGGCGGGCCTCCTGTCGTTCGCGATGCCGATCATCCGATCGCCTCAATCGCGACAGCTGATCATCGCCATCGTCGTGCTCACGGCCCTGTTCGACGCCGGTTCCTATTTCGTCGGGCGTTCCTTCGGGCGCATCCTCCTTGCTCCGAACCTGTCGCCGAGCAAGACCCTGGAAGGACTCGTGGGAGGCGTGATCGTTGCATTCGTCGCCGCGTTCGGACTTTCGCTCATCTCGTGGTTCGGGTTCGGTCTCGGAGGCGCGCTATGGACGGCGGCCATCATTTCTCTCTTCGCCCCGTTGGGGGATCTCGCAGAGTCGCTCGTCAAGCGGGCGCTGGGGGTCAAGGACATGGGTGCGCTGCTTCCCGGTCATGGCGGCATCATCGATCGCCTGGACAGCTACTTGTTCACGATTCCGGTCGGCTACGTCCTCTTCCTCTGGCTCGGCTACTTGTCGTGA
- the tsf gene encoding translation elongation factor Ts yields MPDITAKDVQKLRRATGVGMMDAKKALVATAGDFDKAKEYLREKGLSDAKKRAGREANEGVIGVYLHHQLGRPVIGVLVELASETDFVAKSEEFRQMANEVAMHIAAAQPRWVRREDVPADALEHEREMISRQARNEGKPENIIPRIVEGKIGSFYKEFVLEEQPFVKTESFDGTVGEMIAGMAATMGENIRVRRFARLAVGEEA; encoded by the coding sequence ATGCCCGACATCACAGCGAAAGACGTGCAGAAACTGCGTCGGGCGACCGGCGTGGGAATGATGGACGCCAAGAAGGCGCTCGTCGCGACCGCAGGGGACTTCGACAAAGCCAAGGAGTACCTGCGTGAGAAGGGGCTGTCGGACGCGAAGAAACGGGCCGGCAGGGAGGCCAACGAAGGCGTCATCGGCGTCTACCTCCACCATCAGCTTGGCCGACCGGTCATCGGGGTCCTGGTCGAGCTGGCATCGGAGACGGATTTCGTTGCCAAGAGCGAGGAGTTCCGGCAGATGGCGAACGAGGTCGCGATGCATATCGCCGCCGCCCAGCCACGCTGGGTCAGGCGTGAAGACGTGCCGGCGGACGCACTCGAACACGAGCGCGAGATGATCAGCCGCCAGGCGAGGAACGAGGGCAAGCCGGAGAACATCATTCCCAGGATCGTGGAAGGAAAGATCGGTTCGTTCTACAAGGAGTTCGTCCTCGAGGAGCAGCCGTTCGTGAAGACCGAGAGCTTCGACGGCACCGTGGGCGAGATGATCGCCGGCATGGCGGCGACGATGGGAGAGAACATCCGTGTGCGCCGGTTCGCAAGACTGGCCGTCGGCGAGGAGGCCTGA
- a CDS encoding proline--tRNA ligase yields the protein MAQQKVTPRSEDYSRWYTDVVQRAELADYSPVRGCMVIRPYGYALWEHMQKALDDMFKETGHQNAYFPLFIPYSFIEKEAEHVEGFSPELAIVTHGGGKKLEDPLVVRPTSETIINAMFAKWIKSYRDLPLLINQWANVVRWEMRTRLFLRTTEFLWQEGHTAHETEQEARDEARLMLDVYARFAEEWAATPVIRGIKSDAEKFAGAVESYSIEAMMGDVRALQAGTSHYLGQNFAKAFDTRFLDRNNELQHPYQTSWGVSTRLIGMTVMVHGDDQGLILPPKLAPHQVVVVPIVRSDGDADAVYEAAWGITGALHDRGLRATMDDRDGVTPGFKFNDWEMKGVPLRIEIGPRDLAEGKAILARRDRPGREGKLAVPIEGVAEAAGDLLVEIQQALFDRATAFRDAHTAYPATFEEMREGIEQEGGFFHAAWCGSPDCEAAIQQQTQATIRNIPFDQPDDLGPCIFCGAPGEHLAVFSKAY from the coding sequence GTGGCGCAGCAGAAAGTTACTCCGAGAAGCGAGGATTACAGCCGCTGGTACACCGACGTGGTGCAGCGCGCAGAACTGGCCGACTATTCGCCGGTCCGAGGCTGCATGGTCATTCGGCCGTACGGCTATGCCCTCTGGGAGCACATGCAGAAGGCCCTTGACGACATGTTCAAGGAGACGGGTCATCAGAACGCCTACTTCCCACTGTTCATTCCCTACTCGTTCATCGAGAAGGAAGCAGAGCACGTCGAGGGGTTCTCTCCCGAACTCGCGATCGTGACGCACGGCGGCGGCAAGAAACTCGAAGACCCTCTCGTCGTTCGCCCGACCTCGGAGACGATCATCAACGCGATGTTCGCCAAGTGGATCAAGAGCTACCGGGACCTGCCCCTGCTGATCAACCAATGGGCGAACGTCGTGCGCTGGGAGATGCGAACCCGCCTCTTTCTTCGCACGACCGAGTTCCTGTGGCAGGAGGGCCATACGGCACACGAGACCGAGCAGGAAGCCCGTGACGAGGCTCGCCTCATGCTGGACGTCTACGCGCGCTTTGCGGAGGAGTGGGCGGCGACTCCGGTGATCCGTGGGATCAAGTCCGACGCAGAGAAGTTTGCCGGAGCCGTCGAGTCCTACAGCATCGAAGCCATGATGGGGGATGTGAGGGCCCTGCAGGCGGGGACGTCACACTACCTGGGTCAGAACTTCGCCAAGGCGTTCGACACGAGATTCCTCGACCGTAACAACGAGCTGCAGCACCCGTATCAGACCTCTTGGGGCGTGAGCACCCGCCTCATCGGGATGACCGTGATGGTCCACGGCGACGATCAGGGACTCATCCTTCCTCCCAAGCTTGCTCCACACCAGGTGGTCGTGGTCCCCATCGTTCGTTCCGACGGGGATGCCGACGCGGTCTACGAGGCTGCATGGGGGATTACCGGTGCTCTGCACGACCGCGGTCTCCGCGCCACGATGGACGATCGTGACGGGGTCACACCAGGCTTCAAGTTCAACGATTGGGAGATGAAAGGCGTCCCGCTTCGTATCGAGATCGGCCCGCGCGACCTCGCCGAGGGCAAAGCGATCCTGGCCCGGCGGGACCGGCCCGGCAGGGAAGGAAAGCTCGCCGTTCCGATCGAGGGTGTCGCGGAGGCTGCCGGGGATCTCCTCGTGGAGATTCAGCAAGCTCTCTTCGACAGGGCCACGGCGTTCAGAGACGCTCACACCGCGTACCCGGCAACCTTCGAAGAGATGCGGGAGGGCATCGAGCAGGAAGGTGGGTTCTTTCACGCAGCCTGGTGTGGCTCTCCCGACTGTGAGGCTGCGATTCAGCAGCAAACACAGGCGACGATCCGCAACATTCCCTTCGACCAGCCCGACGATCTCGGACCCTGCATTTTCTGCGGGGCACCGGGTGAGCATTTGGCGGTATTCTCCAAGGCGTACTAG
- a CDS encoding FliA/WhiG family RNA polymerase sigma factor, whose amino-acid sequence MDELWKRFKTTGDPKAREGLILHFSPLVKFVAGRIGAGLPSNVDRSDLISDGIFGLMDALDKYDTDRGVKFETYAINRIRGAILDELRALDWAPRSLRARARELERSHAELEHRFQRSPTEEELAEHLGVPLSDLLDTMAEVSSAGVVALDELLAPGRDNTKVGELLPDPKGVDPEAAYQEEEVKRVLADAINRLAERDRLVLTLYYYEGLTLAEIGEVLGVTESRVCQIHTKSVMSLRHRLTEPAFRGI is encoded by the coding sequence CTGGACGAGCTGTGGAAGCGTTTCAAGACCACAGGTGATCCAAAAGCCCGGGAAGGCCTCATCCTGCATTTCTCTCCGCTCGTGAAGTTCGTCGCCGGTCGTATCGGTGCCGGGCTGCCTTCGAACGTGGACCGGTCCGACCTCATCTCCGACGGGATCTTCGGCCTCATGGATGCACTCGACAAGTACGACACCGACAGGGGCGTCAAGTTCGAGACCTATGCGATCAACCGGATCAGGGGGGCAATCCTCGACGAGCTTCGTGCCCTCGACTGGGCCCCACGCTCGTTGCGGGCACGCGCTCGCGAGCTGGAGCGCTCCCACGCCGAGTTGGAGCATCGATTCCAGCGTTCCCCGACCGAGGAGGAGCTCGCCGAGCACCTGGGCGTACCTCTCTCGGATCTGCTCGACACGATGGCGGAGGTCTCCTCGGCAGGAGTCGTCGCACTCGACGAGCTGCTCGCCCCAGGGCGTGACAACACCAAGGTGGGAGAGCTGCTCCCCGACCCGAAGGGTGTCGATCCGGAAGCCGCCTACCAGGAGGAAGAGGTCAAGCGTGTGCTCGCGGACGCCATCAATCGGCTGGCCGAACGAGATCGTCTCGTCCTGACCCTCTACTACTACGAGGGTCTCACGTTGGCGGAGATTGGTGAGGTCCTGGGTGTGACCGAGTCACGCGTCTGTCAGATCCACACGAAGTCCGTGATGAGTCTGCGGCATCGCTTGACCGAGCCTGCCTTCCGGGGCATCTGA